In the genome of Cutibacterium equinum, one region contains:
- a CDS encoding nucleotide sugar dehydrogenase produces the protein MANAVLLAQHNSVVAIDIDAERVEAVNNRHTTIVDPLIEEYLAHHELNLKATTEPREAYDGADFVIVATPTNYDPHQNYFDTSSVDAVLDLVQQLAPEATIVVKSTIPVGFVEGVRAQRPGLDIIFSPEFLREGKALYDNLHPSRIVVGSDSAKAHLFADLMTAGALDTDIPTLFVGATEAEAIKLFANTYLAMRVSFFNELDTYASQRGLSTRQVIDGVCLDPRIGDHYNNPSFGYGGYCLPKDTRQLLANYQDVPQTLIQAIVDSNTVRKDFIASDIIAKDPKRVGIFRLVMKAGSDNFRSSSIQGVMKRIKAKGIEVIVYEPTFEGDEFFRSKVTRDLDAFKADCDVIIANRMSPELADVAEKVYTRDIFGGD, from the coding sequence ATGGCCAATGCCGTGTTGCTGGCCCAGCACAACAGTGTCGTCGCCATTGACATCGACGCCGAAAGGGTCGAAGCGGTCAACAACAGACACACGACGATCGTCGATCCCCTCATCGAGGAGTACCTGGCCCACCACGAGCTGAACCTCAAGGCCACCACCGAGCCGCGTGAGGCCTATGACGGTGCCGACTTCGTCATCGTCGCCACCCCGACGAACTACGACCCCCATCAGAATTATTTCGACACCTCGAGCGTGGACGCAGTACTCGACCTCGTCCAGCAGCTCGCACCCGAGGCGACGATCGTGGTCAAGTCGACGATTCCGGTGGGTTTCGTCGAGGGGGTTCGCGCGCAGCGTCCCGGGCTTGACATCATCTTCTCCCCGGAGTTCCTCCGTGAGGGCAAGGCCCTCTACGACAACCTTCATCCGTCACGGATCGTCGTCGGGTCGGACTCGGCCAAGGCACACCTGTTTGCCGACCTCATGACCGCCGGGGCCCTCGACACCGACATCCCAACCCTCTTCGTCGGGGCCACCGAGGCCGAGGCCATCAAGCTGTTCGCCAACACCTACCTGGCGATGCGGGTCTCCTTCTTCAACGAGCTCGACACCTATGCCTCCCAGCGCGGGCTGTCGACCCGCCAGGTCATCGACGGCGTCTGTCTTGACCCGCGCATCGGCGACCACTACAACAACCCGTCCTTTGGTTACGGCGGTTACTGTCTGCCCAAGGACACCCGTCAGCTGCTGGCCAACTACCAGGACGTCCCCCAGACCCTCATCCAGGCCATCGTCGACTCGAACACGGTGCGCAAGGACTTCATCGCCTCCGACATCATCGCCAAGGATCCGAAGCGAGTGGGAATCTTCCGTCTGGTCATGAAGGCAGGGTCGGACAACTTCCGCTCCTCGTCGATCCAGGGTGTCATGAAGCGCATCAAGGCCAAGGGCATCGAGGTCATCGTCTACGAGCCGACCTTTGAGGGCGACGAGTTCTTCCGCTCGAAGGTCACCCGTGATCTCGACGCCTTCAAGGCCGACTGCGACGTCATCATCGCCAATCGGATGTCCCCGGAGCTGGCCGACGTCGCCGAGAAGGTCTACACCCGAGACATCTTCGGCGGTGACTGA
- a CDS encoding alpha/beta fold hydrolase, protein MDTITITADDGADIDVLVWRPEAASGRPTKGLVQLCHGMAEYAARYDQIARLLAGDGWLVVANDHRGHGARAAATGELGTTPDRGYHQLLDDLSAVADHFLAEVEGKPWFLVGHSMGSFLARVLAARRGREMAGLVAIGTGFSLGPLSAVATGLAQAQVLMVGEDSRSPLLNTLSFGSFNRAFQPARTDYDWLSRDVRVVDAYIHDPLCGFVCTAAFYRELVRLIELANSTEVFRATPPTLPILLMSGAKDPVGDSGRGVRQVARQLRDAGVHDVNLVVYPGARHEILNEVNRRHVHADLRDWIDSVAARPRTPQVRNAR, encoded by the coding sequence ATGGACACCATCACCATCACTGCCGACGACGGAGCCGACATCGACGTCCTTGTCTGGCGCCCCGAGGCTGCGTCAGGGCGCCCTACCAAGGGATTGGTGCAGTTGTGTCACGGCATGGCCGAGTACGCGGCTCGCTATGACCAGATCGCCCGGTTGCTTGCCGGCGACGGATGGCTCGTCGTGGCCAATGACCACCGTGGCCATGGGGCGCGCGCCGCGGCCACCGGCGAGCTCGGAACCACCCCTGATCGTGGTTACCACCAACTGCTCGACGATCTGTCCGCCGTCGCCGACCACTTCCTGGCCGAGGTGGAGGGCAAGCCGTGGTTCCTCGTCGGGCACTCGATGGGGTCGTTCCTCGCCCGTGTGCTGGCCGCTCGTCGCGGGCGCGAGATGGCCGGTCTGGTCGCCATCGGTACCGGCTTCTCCTTGGGGCCGTTGAGCGCCGTCGCTACTGGACTGGCCCAGGCCCAGGTGCTCATGGTGGGGGAGGATTCCCGCAGCCCGTTGCTCAACACCCTGTCCTTCGGGTCCTTCAACCGGGCCTTCCAGCCGGCTCGCACCGACTACGACTGGTTGTCCCGCGACGTCCGCGTCGTGGACGCCTACATCCATGACCCGCTGTGCGGCTTCGTGTGCACCGCAGCCTTCTACCGCGAACTCGTCCGACTTATTGAGCTCGCCAATTCCACCGAGGTCTTCCGGGCGACTCCGCCGACTCTGCCCATTCTGCTGATGTCAGGGGCCAAGGATCCGGTAGGCGATTCCGGAAGGGGAGTTCGCCAGGTGGCGCGTCAACTGCGCGACGCGGGTGTACACGATGTCAACCTCGTCGTTTACCCTGGGGCGCGCCACGAAATCCTCAACGAGGTCAACCGTCGACATGTCCACGCCGACCTGCGTGACTGGATTGACTCCGTCGCTGCCCGACCTCGAACCCCTCAGGTTCGAAATGCACGGTGA
- the mutA gene encoding methylmalonyl-CoA mutase small subunit: MTDPDNLASTSVEDRMPEELSLAGDFPKVTHEEWEDAVLKVLNRGRPEGKELNIEQGMKRLEPTTVDGIKIEPMYRLPDSREELGAPGVPPFTRGTTIRTGSMDAWDVRALHEDPDVEFTKKAVIADLERGVTSLWLRVGADAIKPEDIAGDLKDVLLDLAKVEVSSRDDQEAAAEALLKVYADSKIEPDKLSFNLGLDPIGFAALNGGTPDLSTMAEWVKKTENYKNSRAFVVDSTIYHNAGAGDIHELAWAIATGVEYVRALIEQGLTAEQAFDAINFRVTATHDQFLTICRLRALRTLWNRVGEVFEVPAAKRGARQEAVTSWRELTRDDPYVNILRGTISTFGAAVGGAEAVTTLPFDAAIGLPKSDFSRRIARNTGIILAEESNIGRVNDPAGGSFYVEALTKKLEDAAWAQFQAVEAAGGMVAALTGDHVRAELDTLNTERAKRLATRKQPITAVSEFPLLDAKSVETKPYPEVAERKGLEWHRDAEVFEALVDRSATCPERPKVFLACLGTRRDFGPREGFSAPVWHIAGMETPECEGGTTEEVVKAFKESGAEVADLCSNAKTYAAQGLEVAKALKEAGAKLVYLSGAFKEFGDDAAEAEKVIDGRIYLGMDVVDALTTTLDTLGVAK; this comes from the coding sequence ATGACTGATCCTGACAACCTCGCATCCACCTCCGTCGAGGACAGGATGCCCGAGGAGTTGAGCCTGGCCGGGGACTTCCCGAAGGTCACCCACGAAGAGTGGGAGGACGCGGTCCTCAAGGTCTTGAATCGGGGTCGCCCCGAGGGCAAGGAACTCAACATCGAGCAGGGAATGAAGCGCCTCGAGCCGACGACGGTCGATGGCATCAAGATCGAGCCGATGTATCGGCTCCCGGATTCTCGCGAAGAGCTCGGCGCACCGGGCGTGCCGCCCTTCACCCGAGGCACCACGATCCGTACCGGCAGCATGGACGCATGGGATGTTCGAGCCCTTCACGAGGATCCCGACGTCGAGTTCACCAAGAAGGCCGTCATCGCCGACCTCGAGCGTGGCGTGACGTCCCTGTGGCTGCGCGTCGGTGCCGACGCCATCAAGCCCGAGGACATTGCCGGCGACCTCAAGGACGTGCTGCTGGACCTGGCCAAGGTCGAGGTCTCCAGCCGCGACGACCAGGAGGCTGCCGCCGAGGCCCTCCTCAAGGTGTACGCCGATTCCAAGATTGAGCCCGACAAGCTGTCGTTCAACCTCGGTCTGGACCCGATCGGCTTTGCTGCCCTCAACGGTGGCACCCCGGATCTGTCCACCATGGCCGAGTGGGTCAAGAAGACCGAGAACTACAAGAACTCCCGCGCCTTCGTCGTTGACTCCACGATTTACCACAACGCTGGTGCCGGCGACATCCACGAGCTCGCCTGGGCCATCGCCACCGGTGTCGAGTACGTCCGCGCTCTCATCGAGCAGGGACTGACCGCCGAGCAGGCCTTCGACGCCATCAACTTCCGGGTGACCGCCACCCACGATCAGTTCCTGACCATCTGCCGTCTGCGCGCCCTGCGCACCCTGTGGAACCGCGTCGGTGAAGTCTTCGAGGTGCCGGCCGCCAAGCGTGGTGCCCGTCAGGAGGCCGTCACCAGCTGGCGCGAACTGACCCGTGACGATCCCTACGTCAACATCCTGCGCGGCACCATCTCGACCTTCGGCGCTGCTGTTGGTGGCGCCGAGGCCGTCACGACGCTGCCCTTCGACGCTGCCATCGGCTTGCCGAAGAGCGACTTCTCGCGCCGTATCGCCCGCAACACCGGCATCATCCTCGCCGAGGAGTCCAACATCGGTCGCGTCAATGACCCGGCCGGTGGCTCCTTCTACGTTGAGGCCCTGACCAAGAAGCTGGAAGATGCTGCTTGGGCCCAGTTCCAGGCTGTCGAGGCCGCCGGTGGCATGGTCGCGGCCCTCACCGGCGACCACGTCCGAGCCGAACTCGACACGCTCAACACCGAGCGTGCCAAGCGTCTGGCCACCCGTAAGCAGCCGATCACGGCCGTCAGTGAGTTCCCGCTGCTTGACGCCAAGAGCGTCGAGACCAAGCCGTACCCCGAGGTTGCCGAGCGTAAGGGTCTGGAGTGGCACCGCGACGCCGAGGTCTTCGAGGCTCTCGTCGATCGTTCCGCCACCTGCCCCGAACGTCCGAAGGTCTTCCTGGCCTGCCTGGGAACCCGTCGTGACTTCGGACCCCGCGAGGGATTCTCCGCCCCGGTGTGGCACATCGCCGGCATGGAGACCCCCGAGTGCGAGGGAGGCACCACCGAAGAGGTCGTCAAGGCCTTCAAGGAGTCCGGTGCCGAGGTCGCCGACCTGTGCTCGAACGCCAAGACCTATGCGGCCCAGGGCCTCGAGGTCGCCAAGGCCCTCAAGGAGGCCGGCGCGAAGCTGGTCTACCTGTCGGGTGCCTTCAAGGAATTCGGTGATGACGCTGCCGAGGCCGAGAAGGTCATCGACGGGCGCATCTACCTCGGGATGGACGTCGTTGACGCCCTGACCACCACTCTGGACACGTTGGGAGTTGCCAAGTGA
- the scpA gene encoding methylmalonyl-CoA mutase: MTTLPRFDSINLGDSPVPADAQEQFAKLAAAAGEQEAWATPEQIPVGHLYSEDVYADMDWLDTYAGLPPFTHGPYATMYAFRPWTIRQYAGFSTAKESNAFYRRNLAAGQKGLSVAFDLPTHRGYDSDNPRVPGDVGMAGVAVDSILDMRELFAGIPLDRMSVSMTMNGAVLPILALYVVTAEEQGAKPEQLAGTIQNDILKEFMVRNTYIYPPLPSMRIISDIFAYTSANMPKWNSISISGYHMQEAGATADIEMAYTLADGVDYIRAGESVGLKVDQFAPRLSFFWAIGTNFFMEVAKMRAARMLWAKLVHQFNPKNPKSMSLRTHSQTSGWSLTAQDVYNNVIRTCVEAMGATQGHTQSLHTNSLDEAIALPTDFSARIARNTQLFIQQESGTCRVIDPWSGSAYVEKLTLELARKAWGHIQEVEKAGGMAKAIEKGIPKMRIEEAAARTQARIDSGRQPLIGVNKYRLDEEEPLEVLKVDNTQVLKEQKAKLEQLRANRDEEACQAALEKITWAAANPDPSDPDRNLLKLCIDAGRANASVGEMSDALEKVFGRYTAQIRTIEGVYSKAAGSTESSKKVHELIKQFEEKEGRRPRIMIAKMGQDGHDRGQKVVATAYADLGMDVDVGPLFQTPEETARQAVEGDVHVVGVSSLAAGHLTLVPALRKELDKLGRSDIMIVVGGVIPTQDFQELVDDGAAAIYPPGTVIPDAAVELMEKLLAAHNDD; encoded by the coding sequence GTGACCACCCTGCCTCGTTTCGATTCCATCAACCTCGGAGACTCTCCGGTCCCTGCCGACGCGCAGGAGCAGTTCGCCAAGCTGGCCGCGGCCGCTGGTGAGCAGGAGGCCTGGGCCACTCCGGAGCAGATTCCGGTTGGCCACCTGTACTCCGAGGACGTCTACGCCGACATGGACTGGCTGGACACCTACGCCGGTCTGCCTCCGTTCACCCACGGCCCGTACGCCACCATGTACGCCTTCCGTCCGTGGACGATTCGTCAGTACGCCGGATTCTCCACCGCCAAGGAGTCCAACGCGTTCTACCGCCGCAACCTGGCCGCTGGCCAGAAGGGTCTGTCGGTCGCCTTCGACCTGCCGACCCACCGCGGCTACGACTCCGACAACCCGCGTGTTCCCGGCGACGTCGGCATGGCCGGTGTGGCTGTGGACTCCATCCTGGACATGCGCGAGCTCTTCGCGGGTATTCCGCTGGACCGCATGTCGGTGTCCATGACGATGAACGGCGCCGTGCTGCCGATTCTCGCCCTGTACGTTGTGACTGCCGAGGAGCAGGGCGCCAAGCCCGAGCAGCTCGCCGGAACGATCCAGAACGACATCCTCAAGGAGTTCATGGTTCGTAACACGTACATCTACCCGCCGCTGCCCTCGATGCGGATCATCTCTGACATCTTCGCCTACACCAGCGCGAACATGCCGAAGTGGAACTCCATCTCGATCTCCGGCTACCACATGCAGGAGGCCGGCGCGACCGCCGACATCGAGATGGCCTACACCCTGGCTGACGGCGTTGACTACATCCGCGCTGGCGAGTCGGTGGGGCTGAAGGTTGACCAGTTCGCACCGCGTCTGTCCTTCTTCTGGGCCATTGGCACCAACTTCTTCATGGAGGTTGCCAAGATGCGCGCGGCCCGCATGCTGTGGGCCAAGCTGGTCCACCAGTTCAACCCGAAGAACCCGAAGTCGATGAGCCTGCGTACCCACTCGCAGACCTCCGGCTGGTCGCTGACCGCTCAGGACGTGTACAACAACGTCATCCGCACCTGTGTGGAGGCCATGGGAGCTACCCAGGGACACACCCAGTCCTTGCACACCAACTCCCTCGACGAGGCCATCGCCCTGCCGACTGACTTCTCCGCCCGTATTGCTCGTAACACCCAGCTGTTCATCCAGCAGGAGTCGGGCACCTGCCGCGTCATTGATCCGTGGAGCGGTTCGGCCTACGTCGAGAAGCTCACCCTCGAGCTGGCTCGCAAGGCCTGGGGCCACATCCAGGAGGTCGAGAAGGCCGGCGGCATGGCCAAGGCCATCGAGAAGGGCATCCCGAAGATGCGTATCGAGGAGGCCGCTGCTCGTACCCAGGCTCGTATCGACTCTGGCCGTCAGCCCCTCATCGGCGTCAACAAGTACCGTCTCGACGAGGAGGAGCCCCTCGAGGTCCTCAAGGTCGACAACACCCAGGTGCTCAAGGAGCAGAAGGCCAAGCTGGAGCAGCTGCGTGCCAACCGTGACGAGGAGGCCTGCCAGGCCGCCCTGGAGAAGATCACCTGGGCTGCTGCCAACCCTGACCCGAGCGATCCCGACCGCAACCTGCTCAAGCTGTGCATCGACGCTGGTCGCGCCAACGCCTCCGTCGGCGAGATGTCCGACGCACTGGAGAAGGTATTCGGGCGCTACACCGCTCAGATTCGTACCATTGAGGGTGTGTACAGCAAGGCAGCCGGAAGCACCGAGTCGAGCAAGAAGGTCCACGAACTCATCAAGCAGTTCGAGGAGAAGGAAGGCCGTCGTCCGCGCATCATGATCGCGAAGATGGGCCAGGACGGTCACGACCGTGGCCAGAAGGTCGTCGCGACCGCCTATGCCGACCTCGGCATGGACGTCGATGTCGGCCCGCTGTTCCAGACCCCCGAGGAGACCGCTCGACAGGCTGTTGAGGGCGACGTCCACGTCGTCGGTGTCTCCTCGCTGGCAGCCGGACACCTCACCCTGGTGCCGGCCCTGCGCAAGGAACTGGACAAGCTCGGCCGCTCCGACATCATGATCGTTGTCGGTGGTGTCATCCCGACCCAGGACTTCCAGGAGCTCGTCGACGACGGCGCGGCCGCCATCTACCCGCCTGGTACCGTCATCCCGGATGCTGCCGTCGAGCTGATGGAGAAGCTGCTCGCAGCTCACAACGACGACTGA
- the meaB gene encoding methylmalonyl Co-A mutase-associated GTPase MeaB, producing the protein MKEMVIMPIDVHELVEQVLAGSRQHIAKALTLVESSKPAHREKAREMLRLLAPHTGDAIRVGISGVPGAGKSTFINAMGTKLIDEFNYNVAVLAVDPSSTRTGGSILGDRTRMGDLCNRDEAFVRPSPSGGHLGGVARATREAMIVMEAAGYNVVLVETVGVGQSEVAVAGMVDTFLMLSVAGTGDQLQGIKKGILELADVVAVNKAEGDNAANARVSARDLSIAMKLVSSDADKRRVPVLTCSSYTKEGLDDVWQAVVDHRAYLDQDGSLQVRRIEQQREWLWNMVRNEILESLDTDASVQRVAEQIEAGLGTEATNALEGAEQILRAFARAVPSLPWAQGEMTSGS; encoded by the coding sequence ATGAAGGAAATGGTGATCATGCCGATCGACGTCCACGAACTGGTTGAGCAAGTCCTGGCAGGTAGCCGCCAGCACATTGCCAAAGCGCTGACTCTGGTGGAGTCGAGCAAACCGGCCCATCGTGAGAAGGCGCGTGAAATGCTGCGTCTGCTGGCTCCGCACACCGGTGATGCCATTCGGGTCGGCATCTCGGGCGTCCCTGGCGCTGGCAAGTCCACCTTCATCAACGCCATGGGCACCAAGCTCATCGATGAGTTCAACTACAACGTTGCCGTCCTGGCCGTCGATCCCTCCTCGACTCGTACCGGCGGCTCGATCCTCGGCGACCGCACCCGCATGGGGGATCTGTGCAACCGTGACGAGGCTTTCGTGCGACCCTCGCCCTCGGGTGGCCACCTGGGTGGCGTTGCCCGGGCCACTCGCGAGGCCATGATCGTCATGGAGGCTGCCGGCTACAACGTGGTTCTCGTCGAGACTGTCGGCGTCGGACAGTCCGAGGTTGCCGTGGCCGGGATGGTCGACACCTTCCTCATGCTGTCCGTCGCGGGTACTGGCGACCAGTTGCAGGGCATCAAGAAGGGCATCCTGGAGTTGGCGGACGTCGTGGCAGTCAACAAGGCCGAGGGCGACAATGCCGCCAACGCGCGTGTCTCCGCCCGGGATCTGTCGATCGCCATGAAGCTCGTCTCCTCCGACGCCGACAAGCGCCGCGTCCCGGTGCTGACCTGCTCTTCCTACACCAAGGAAGGGCTTGACGACGTCTGGCAGGCCGTTGTCGACCACCGCGCTTACCTTGACCAGGACGGCTCCTTGCAGGTTCGCCGTATTGAGCAGCAGCGTGAGTGGCTGTGGAACATGGTCCGAAACGAGATCCTCGAATCCTTGGACACCGATGCTTCCGTCCAGCGGGTCGCCGAGCAGATTGAAGCCGGGCTGGGCACCGAGGCCACCAACGCCTTGGAAGGTGCCGAGCAGATCTTGCGGGCCTTTGCTCGTGCCGTCCCCAGCCTGCCGTGGGCGCAAGGAGAGATGACCAGCGGTTCTTGA
- a CDS encoding S8 family peptidase, producing MTSRRITTLLLCAVTGVSLAASAVPSNAADGFATAPLRTSESVKTTSEFVVHLKGASTSTRSVSHANSADRAHLKSLRGTFEHAAKARGTRVVGSMARANHSMSVQTSKGLDAKAAKAFKTELERNPEVESVEPVLHMTINERSETRGRTAAVSFTPNDRYWGRQWGLNSDKGIDAPGAWSTSIGSGVTVAVIDSGIIRHPDLDDKLLPGYDFISNRYVAGDGDGRDADPSDEGDWTRAGDCGPGSLPHDSSWHGSHVAGIIGASTNNGRGIAGAAPDSNILPVRALGHCGGTDVDIADAITWSAGGEVPGVPTNRHPAKVINMSLGGRSSYCPTSYQRAIDYARSRGATIIVAAGNENMDASKSTPGNCRGVVVVGATGQTGARSYFSNWGWTVDLSAPGGDDYTGDLILSTVNTGKTTPQAPAYGYMEGTSQAAPHVSAVAALMLSANPNLSPDQIEAILKQSVNYARCDAACGTGIVDARKAVASARNAYRNGGYRSGYLLHR from the coding sequence ATGACATCACGTCGTATCACAACCTTGTTACTCTGCGCGGTCACTGGCGTATCTCTTGCCGCTAGTGCTGTCCCCAGTAATGCGGCTGATGGCTTCGCCACTGCACCACTGCGCACTTCTGAATCTGTGAAGACCACTAGCGAGTTCGTTGTTCACCTCAAGGGCGCTTCGACTTCTACCCGCAGCGTGTCCCACGCTAATTCCGCTGATCGAGCGCACCTGAAGTCTCTGCGAGGAACCTTTGAGCATGCTGCCAAGGCGCGCGGGACCCGCGTGGTGGGTTCCATGGCCCGAGCCAACCATTCGATGTCGGTGCAGACGTCGAAGGGGCTCGACGCCAAAGCTGCCAAGGCATTCAAGACGGAGCTGGAGCGGAACCCTGAGGTGGAGTCCGTTGAGCCAGTTCTCCACATGACGATTAACGAGCGGAGCGAGACGAGGGGCCGCACCGCAGCGGTTTCGTTCACTCCGAACGACCGGTACTGGGGCCGTCAGTGGGGCCTGAACTCCGACAAGGGCATCGACGCCCCGGGAGCGTGGTCGACCAGCATTGGTTCTGGGGTGACGGTCGCCGTCATCGACTCCGGCATCATTCGGCACCCTGACCTGGATGACAAGCTTTTGCCGGGCTACGACTTCATCTCCAACCGTTACGTTGCTGGCGATGGCGACGGTCGAGATGCCGATCCTTCTGACGAGGGCGACTGGACTCGGGCCGGCGACTGCGGTCCCGGTAGCCTCCCTCACGATTCCTCCTGGCATGGTAGCCACGTTGCCGGCATTATTGGGGCTTCGACGAACAACGGTCGCGGTATCGCAGGTGCCGCCCCTGATTCCAATATCCTTCCGGTGCGCGCTCTGGGGCACTGCGGTGGAACTGACGTCGACATCGCCGACGCCATCACCTGGTCCGCGGGTGGTGAGGTCCCCGGCGTTCCCACCAACCGCCACCCCGCCAAGGTCATCAACATGAGCCTGGGGGGCCGTAGCTCCTACTGCCCGACGAGCTACCAACGCGCCATTGATTACGCCAGGTCCCGTGGTGCGACGATCATCGTCGCTGCTGGCAACGAGAATATGGATGCCAGCAAATCGACCCCCGGAAACTGCCGCGGCGTCGTTGTTGTGGGAGCGACCGGACAGACTGGCGCTAGGTCCTACTTCTCAAACTGGGGCTGGACCGTTGACCTTTCCGCTCCTGGTGGAGACGATTACACCGGCGACCTGATCCTCTCGACGGTTAATACTGGCAAGACGACCCCGCAGGCCCCGGCCTACGGCTACATGGAGGGCACCTCCCAGGCTGCCCCGCACGTGTCTGCGGTTGCCGCCCTCATGCTGTCTGCCAACCCGAACCTCTCCCCGGATCAGATTGAGGCGATCCTCAAGCAATCGGTGAATTATGCTCGCTGCGACGCAGCGTGTGGCACGGGTATCGTCGACGCCCGCAAGGCCGTTGCGTCAGCCAGAAACGCCTACAGAAACGGCGGCTACCGAAGCGGCTACCTTTTGCACCGCTGA
- a CDS encoding RNA-binding S4 domain-containing protein: protein MIRLGQYLKFANLADTGGQARELIASGHVSVNGEVETRRGRQLHPGDEVSVTSGGQTVTETVDLTEPDVPW, encoded by the coding sequence ATGATCAGGCTCGGCCAGTACCTCAAGTTCGCCAACCTCGCCGACACTGGCGGTCAGGCTCGTGAACTCATCGCTTCGGGGCACGTCAGCGTCAACGGAGAGGTTGAAACTCGGCGTGGACGCCAACTTCATCCCGGCGACGAAGTGAGTGTCACCAGCGGCGGCCAGACCGTCACCGAGACCGTCGATCTCACCGAGCCCGACGTTCCCTGGTGA
- a CDS encoding amino acid ABC transporter ATP-binding protein, giving the protein MVRIKGLHKEFGPLHILKGIDLDVASGEVCVLLGPSGSGKSTLLRCINQLETFEAGEIWVGGQRIGYEHDPLPDGRLKRLSDKDIAAQRARIGMVFQRFNLFPHMTALGNVMEAPVNVSGLSKEEAKPLAMSLLERVGMADRADHYPAELSGGQQQRVAIARAMAMKPELMLFDEPTSALDPELVGEVLSVLKDLAREGMTMIVVTHEMGFAREVADHVVFMDGGVVVEAGSPTDVINHPKSQRLQGFINSVL; this is encoded by the coding sequence ATGGTGCGCATCAAGGGGTTGCACAAGGAATTCGGGCCACTCCACATCCTCAAAGGAATTGACCTCGACGTCGCATCCGGGGAGGTGTGCGTCCTCCTTGGGCCTTCCGGCTCGGGAAAGTCCACGCTATTGCGCTGCATCAACCAGTTGGAGACCTTTGAGGCCGGTGAGATCTGGGTCGGTGGACAGCGTATCGGCTACGAGCACGATCCCCTACCGGATGGACGCCTCAAGCGGCTTTCCGACAAGGACATCGCAGCCCAGCGGGCACGCATTGGCATGGTGTTCCAGCGATTCAACCTCTTTCCTCACATGACTGCCCTGGGAAACGTCATGGAGGCGCCTGTCAACGTGTCCGGACTGTCCAAGGAGGAGGCCAAGCCGCTGGCCATGTCCCTGTTGGAGCGAGTCGGCATGGCTGATCGCGCTGACCACTACCCCGCCGAGCTGTCCGGTGGCCAGCAGCAGCGCGTCGCCATTGCCCGCGCGATGGCCATGAAGCCCGAACTCATGCTCTTCGACGAGCCGACCTCGGCCCTCGACCCCGAGCTCGTCGGTGAGGTGCTGAGCGTCCTCAAGGATCTCGCGCGCGAGGGCATGACGATGATCGTCGTCACCCACGAGATGGGATTTGCCCGCGAGGTTGCCGACCATGTCGTCTTCATGGACGGGGGTGTCGTCGTCGAGGCAGGCTCCCCCACCGACGTCATCAATCACCCGAAATCGCAGCGTCTGCAGGGATTCATCAATTCCGTGCTGTGA